Proteins encoded within one genomic window of Haloarcula marismortui ATCC 43049:
- a CDS encoding Ig-like domain-containing protein: MTEDITEHGAVANPDDPSFDAAKRNWKAVLDAANATGDGGEIYVPEGTFYFARDSRSSFFEFGGQEPAGISITGAGPERSALGVSRHTDSSSHPIQTGFYYDDGVDHGTVTIRDIRLDGNYENLPDLRSAGGGSRCMNIAGSGDVHFSNAHIRGWYQEAILGRDVLRTVDRCTFEENAIADHNYSGGGHIGHHITTHASEGNPLKVTNSHFIDCSGSAIDVRFNTGEIRMQDCYVTGTGANLCKLSASSLFDVRRVYHRANTPSLESKLDEKTGENFYGRCFINRLSDRTGGVPTVYLEDVETRDHMGYAIQAAEGQLNLQGDNFAIHNATFELADEVFRDRDGAHFSDVALDRVSVHNCEQALFGTQDSDGAIKTLARDGNGGLGDTGAITIEADEQGASPLTPNVPAASDVGINSASDDSGGDTTTTSEPPLFDHWTPQWFSSTSDWGVDTGSEFAGESALAFENTDGNRTRYAISADDVGQPGDVEVLDKFRVPSFATNAEYGFHARVYLRASTVNRRANGYWIEIEDRADSFRLGKYTDGNTTTIARFGTPQENEYFYRRFRVEGSELKAKVWPAGTDEPTEWDVVETDSDHTDGWVGLGSFDPQRVETDVFSAVTGGATAQFPDSETTETAPSVSWATPTDGEVTSGEVTLQIAASDEEDTADALTVEHRIGDASWNVATYNAETGYHESTWDTTGVDGGDYQLEARVTDSAGNSATASVTVTVDNGTASNPPKIETMDVTRTDIDDWSRFDVDWTVTDADGDLDMVVTTLLSQGTVVAADSTRVSGDRVSYTHRLRDRGQVDELRITVNDVENQVDSLSETL; this comes from the coding sequence ATGACTGAAGACATAACCGAACACGGTGCGGTAGCGAACCCAGACGACCCCTCGTTCGACGCGGCGAAACGTAACTGGAAAGCAGTGCTTGACGCGGCAAATGCCACCGGGGACGGCGGCGAGATTTATGTCCCTGAGGGAACGTTCTACTTCGCCCGTGATAGTCGGTCTTCGTTCTTTGAGTTCGGCGGGCAAGAACCCGCTGGGATCTCGATCACCGGTGCTGGTCCAGAGCGCTCAGCGTTAGGGGTGAGCAGACACACTGACTCGTCATCCCACCCAATACAGACAGGGTTCTACTACGACGATGGTGTCGATCACGGCACGGTCACGATCCGTGATATACGGCTGGACGGAAACTACGAGAACCTACCAGACCTTCGCAGTGCTGGTGGGGGTTCTCGATGTATGAATATCGCTGGTAGTGGAGATGTACACTTCTCGAATGCACATATCCGTGGCTGGTATCAAGAGGCAATCCTTGGCCGGGACGTGCTACGGACCGTTGACCGGTGTACGTTTGAAGAGAACGCCATAGCGGACCACAATTATTCGGGCGGCGGACACATCGGCCACCACATCACTACCCATGCAAGCGAGGGTAACCCCCTCAAGGTGACGAACTCACATTTCATCGACTGTTCAGGGAGCGCAATAGATGTTCGGTTTAACACCGGCGAGATACGCATGCAGGACTGTTACGTGACAGGGACCGGTGCCAACCTGTGTAAATTGAGTGCTTCCTCGCTGTTCGATGTCCGACGTGTCTATCATCGTGCCAACACCCCATCACTCGAATCGAAGCTCGACGAAAAGACGGGTGAGAACTTCTATGGCCGATGTTTCATCAATAGGCTGTCCGATCGCACTGGTGGCGTGCCGACAGTGTATCTTGAGGATGTCGAAACCAGAGACCACATGGGATACGCTATCCAGGCTGCCGAAGGGCAACTGAACCTTCAGGGAGACAACTTTGCAATCCACAACGCAACGTTCGAACTAGCTGATGAAGTGTTCCGTGACCGTGACGGAGCACACTTCTCCGATGTGGCTCTCGACCGCGTGTCAGTGCACAATTGCGAGCAAGCATTGTTCGGCACGCAGGACTCGGACGGGGCTATCAAAACGCTCGCGCGTGATGGGAACGGCGGTCTTGGCGATACCGGCGCGATCACAATAGAGGCTGACGAGCAGGGTGCCAGCCCGCTCACACCCAATGTTCCGGCTGCATCTGATGTCGGTATCAACTCAGCGTCCGATGACTCTGGGGGGGACACGACCACTACCTCCGAGCCACCGTTGTTCGATCACTGGACACCGCAGTGGTTCAGTTCCACGAGCGATTGGGGCGTTGATACCGGGTCGGAGTTCGCGGGAGAATCTGCCCTCGCTTTCGAGAACACTGACGGGAATCGCACTAGATATGCCATATCCGCGGACGATGTCGGCCAACCGGGCGACGTTGAGGTACTGGATAAGTTTCGAGTCCCCTCGTTCGCCACGAACGCGGAATACGGGTTCCACGCTCGGGTGTATCTCCGTGCCTCCACGGTCAACCGAAGGGCCAACGGCTACTGGATAGAGATAGAAGATCGTGCAGACTCGTTCCGCCTCGGCAAATACACCGACGGGAATACAACAACGATAGCTCGGTTCGGCACGCCACAGGAGAATGAGTACTTCTACAGACGGTTCCGTGTGGAGGGGTCTGAGCTGAAAGCCAAAGTGTGGCCCGCTGGGACTGACGAACCCACTGAGTGGGACGTTGTCGAGACCGACAGCGACCACACTGACGGCTGGGTCGGACTGGGATCGTTCGACCCGCAGCGCGTCGAAACGGACGTCTTCAGCGCTGTGACTGGCGGTGCCACCGCTCAATTCCCAGACTCCGAGACGACAGAGACGGCACCGTCCGTCTCCTGGGCAACGCCGACCGACGGTGAAGTAACAAGTGGCGAAGTGACGTTACAGATCGCAGCGAGCGACGAGGAGGATACTGCAGACGCATTGACCGTAGAACACCGTATCGGCGATGCGAGCTGGAATGTGGCCACTTACAACGCTGAGACGGGATATCACGAGAGCACGTGGGACACGACGGGAGTTGATGGGGGCGACTACCAACTCGAAGCGCGTGTAACAGACTCTGCTGGAAACAGCGCTACGGCCTCAGTCACCGTAACCGTAGACAACGGGACGGCTTCGAACCCCCCGAAGATCGAGACGATGGATGTGACCCGGACCGATATTGATGACTGGTCACGATTCGATGTCGACTGGACCGTAACGGACGCCGATGGGGACCTCGATATGGTCGTCACGACGCTCCTCTCTCAGGGAACAGTGGTGGCTGCCGATAGCACCCGTGTCAGCGGGGACCGGGTCAGTTACACGCACCGATTGCGAGACCGCGGTCAGGTCGACGAACTTCGGATCACGGTCAACGATGTCGAGAACCAAGTGGATAGTCTGAGCGAAACGCTGTAG
- a CDS encoding sulfatase: MEAIAMKNIVFITVDSLRADYVSGPKAPASLETLPRMTEEWLTCSTAYANAPYTKQSFLSILSGSYPWTFESAETGFDPDRVHIAERLSEEGYATGGFHSNTYLSPTYNYDRGFDYYLGRDSGDDGDTESRLTSLFNTAVERAVATEELSDLIYWTYQNAGKRLGIQLGSNLYKPAEELNQHIVNWTQRQSKPVFIWAHYMDVHNPYYPHEGTVSEGISRRRAVKLFHKVNEQRSEAAEGDIDTLERLYRGEIEYFDRQLGNLLERLDETIGSEETLLVFTSDHGEAFNEKGRVFHPGSALYEENIRVPMMIDGPDISGGEIESPVSHIDLVPTILNRAGIEAPKSVDGRDIAGYDFDATSDRIVFTESYDHEDGGLMGTDGEYKLIRDLETGEDLFCRRNSEPEKINQPDETESIAYDRLAGALDDHVQSVTNAEVAATDGEISENVRLQLRKLGYKE; the protein is encoded by the coding sequence GTGGAGGCGATAGCAATGAAAAATATCGTTTTCATTACTGTCGATTCGCTGCGTGCTGACTATGTTTCTGGCCCGAAAGCTCCTGCCTCGCTCGAAACGCTTCCACGGATGACTGAAGAGTGGCTCACTTGCTCCACTGCGTACGCAAACGCACCATACACGAAGCAGTCGTTTCTCTCAATTCTGAGCGGGAGCTATCCCTGGACGTTCGAATCAGCGGAGACAGGATTTGACCCGGACCGAGTGCATATTGCGGAGCGATTGTCTGAAGAGGGGTACGCCACGGGTGGCTTCCACTCGAACACATATCTGAGCCCGACATACAACTACGATAGAGGGTTCGACTATTATCTGGGTCGGGACAGTGGAGACGATGGAGACACAGAGTCCCGGCTCACATCACTGTTTAATACGGCTGTGGAACGGGCTGTCGCTACCGAGGAACTCTCAGATCTCATCTACTGGACTTACCAGAACGCCGGTAAACGGTTAGGGATTCAGCTTGGTAGTAACCTCTACAAGCCGGCCGAAGAGTTGAATCAACATATCGTCAACTGGACCCAACGGCAGTCTAAGCCCGTGTTTATCTGGGCTCATTATATGGATGTGCACAATCCGTACTATCCACATGAAGGGACAGTCAGTGAGGGAATCAGCCGGAGGCGGGCGGTAAAACTGTTTCATAAAGTCAACGAACAACGGTCCGAGGCCGCCGAGGGCGATATAGACACCCTTGAGCGTCTGTATCGTGGTGAAATCGAGTATTTCGACCGGCAACTTGGTAACCTGCTTGAGCGACTCGACGAGACGATCGGTTCAGAGGAGACACTCCTTGTGTTCACGTCGGACCATGGCGAAGCGTTCAACGAGAAGGGACGTGTTTTTCATCCGGGAAGCGCTCTTTATGAGGAGAATATTCGTGTTCCGATGATGATAGATGGACCCGACATCAGTGGTGGCGAGATAGAAAGCCCGGTTTCACATATCGACCTTGTCCCGACGATATTGAACAGAGCCGGTATCGAGGCACCCAAGTCAGTTGACGGGCGCGATATCGCCGGGTACGACTTTGACGCTACCAGTGACAGGATTGTTTTCACTGAGAGCTACGATCACGAAGACGGCGGACTAATGGGAACTGATGGAGAGTATAAGCTCATCAGGGATCTGGAGACGGGCGAGGACCTCTTTTGTAGGCGCAACTCCGAACCAGAGAAAATCAACCAACCAGACGAGACTGAGTCTATCGCCTACGACAGGCTAGCTGGCGCTCTGGACGACCACGTGCAGTCGGTGACAAACGCCGAAGTTGCTGCTACTGATGGCGAGATTTCCGAGAACGTCCGACTCCAACTCCGCAAACTCGGCTACAAAGAGTGA